A single genomic interval of Orcinus orca chromosome 19, mOrcOrc1.1, whole genome shotgun sequence harbors:
- the CLDN7 gene encoding claudin-7 produces the protein MANSGLQLLGFSMALLGWVGLVACTAIPQWQVSSYAGDNIITAQAMYKGLWMDCVTQSTGMMSCKMYDSVLALPAALQATRALMVVSLVLGFLATFVATMGMKCTNCGGDDKVKKARTAMAGGIIFILAGLAALIACSWYGHQIVTDFYNPLVPMNVKYEFGPAIFIGWAGSALVLLGGALLSCSCPGSESKVGYRAPRSYPKPNSAKEYV, from the exons ATGGCCAATTCGGGCCTGCAGCTGCTGGGCTTTTCCATGGCTCTACTGGGCTGGGTGGGCCTGGTGGCGTGCACCGCCATCCCGCAGTGGCAGGTGAGCTCGTATGCCGGCGACAACATCATCACCGCCCAGGCCATGTACAAGGGGCTGTGGATGGACTGCGTCACGCAGAGCACGGGCATGATGAGCTGCAAAATGTACGACTCGGTGCTCGCCCTGCCTG CGGCCTTGCAGGCCACCCGAGCCCTAATGGTGGTCTCCCTGGTGCTGGGCTTCCTGGCCACGTTTGTGGCCACGATGGGCATGAAGTGTACAAACTGTGGGGGGGACGACAAAGTGAAGAAGGCCCGTACAGCCATGGCCGGAGGCATCATTTTCATCTTGGCAG GTCTTGCTGCCTTGATAGCTTGCTCCTGGTATGGCCACCAGATTGTCACAGACTTTTACAACCCGTTGGTCCCCATGAATGTTAA GTATGAGTTTGGTCCTGCCATCTTCATTGGTTGGGCAGGGTCCGCTCTGGTCCTCCTGGGAGGTGCACTGCTCTCTTGCTCCTGTCCTGGGAGTGAGAGCAAAGTTGGGTACCGTGCACCCCGCTCCTACCCTAAGCCCAACTCTGCCAAGGAGTACGTGTAA
- the SLC2A4 gene encoding solute carrier family 2, facilitated glucose transporter member 4 isoform X1, with protein sequence MPSGFQQIGSEDGEHPQQRVTGTLVLAVFSAVLGSLQFGYNIGVINAPQKVIEQSYNETWLGRQGPEGPGSIPPGTLTMLWALSVAIFSVGGMISSFLIGVISQWLGRKRAMLFNNALAVLGGALMGLAKAAASYELLILGRFLIGAYSGLTSGLVPMYVGEIAPTHLRGALGTLNQLAIVTGILIAQVLGLESILGTATLWPLLLGITMLPALLQLVLLPFCPESPRYLYIIRNLEGPARKSLKRLTGWADVSEELAELKEEKRKLEHERPLSLLQLLGSHIHRQPLVIAIVLQLSQQLSGINAVFYYSTSIFETAGVGQPAYATIGAGVVNTVFTLVSVFLVERAGRRTLQLLGLAGMCGCAILMTVALLLLERVPAMSYVSIVAIFGFVAFFEIGPGPIPWFIVAELFSQGPRPAAMAVAGFSNWTCNFIIGMGFQYVAGGETPCSLVELGSWREGWSEHPPHSPRVTLGLFVLWLGCGRGVGHSPFSSPPSSVAHPHPAPAPGYFRPGQSRGIIGRRGSKTDFPVGVN encoded by the exons ATGCCGTCGGGCTTCCAACAGATCGGCTCCGAA GATGGGGAGCACCCCCAGCAACGAGTCACTGGGACCCTGGTCCTCGCCGTATTCTCCGCTGTGCTCGGCTCCCTGCAGTTTGGCTACAACATCGGGGTCATCAATGCCCCCCAGAAG GTGATTGAACAGAGCTACAATGAGACgtggctggggaggcaggggcctgAGGGACCTGGCTCCATCCCACCAGGCACCCTCACCATGCTCTGGGCTCTCTCCGTGGCCATCTTCTCTGTGGGCGGCATGATCTCCTCCTTCCTGATTGGAGTCATCTCTCAGTGGTTGGGAAG GAAGAGGGCAATGCTGTTCAACAATGCCCTGGCAGTGCTAGGGGGCGCCCTCATGGGCCTGGCCAAGGCGGCTGCCTCCTACGAGTTGCTCATTCTTGGACGGTTCCTCATTGGCGCCTACTCAG gGCTGACGTCGGGGCTGGTGCCCATGTACGTGGGGGAGATCGCCCCCACTCACCTGCGGGGCGCCTTGGGGACACTCAACCAACTGGCCATCGTCACTGGCATCCTGATTGCCCAG GTGCTGGGCTTGGAGTCCATACTGGGCACTGCTACCCTATGGCCACTACTCCTGGGCATCACTATGCTGCCTGCCCTCCTGCAGCTGGTCCTGCTGCCCTTCTGCCCAGAAAGCCCCCGCTACCTGTACATCATCCGGAACCTGGAGGGGCCCGCCAGAAAGA GTTTGAAGCGCCTGACAGGCTGGGCCGACGTGTCTGAAGAGCTGGCTGAGCTGAAGGAGGAGAAGCGGAAGCTGGAGCATGAGCGGCCACTGTCCCTGCTCCAGCTCCTGGGCAGCCACATCCACCGGCAACCCCTCGTCATTGCAATTGTGCTGCAGCTGAGCCAGCAGCTGTCGGGCATCAACGCA GTTTTCTATTATTCAACCAGCATCTTCGAGACGGCGGGGGTAGGGCAACCAGCCTACGCCACCATCGGAGCCGGTGTGGTCAACACGGTCTTCACCTTGGTCTCG GTGTTCTTGGTGGAACGGGCTGGGCGCCGGACCCTCCAACTCCTAGGCCTGGCAGGCATGTGTGGCTGTGCCATCTTGATGACCGTGGCTCTGCTTCTGCTG GAGCGGGTTCCAGCCATGAGCTATGTCTCCATCGTGGCCATCTTTGGCTTTGTGGCCTTCTTTGAGATTGGCCCTGGCCCCATCCCCTGGTTCATCGTGGCCGAGCTCTTCAGCCAGGGACCccgcccagcagccatggctgtGGCTGGTTTCTCCAACTGGACGTGCAACTTCATCATTGGCATGGGTTTCCAGTATGTTGCG GGTGGAGAAACCCCCTGCAGCCTGGTGGAATTGGGAAGCTGGAGGGAAGGGTGGTCTGAGCACCCCCCTCATTCCCCTCGTGTGACTCTTGGATTATTTGTGTTGTGGTTAGGCTGTGGCCGTGGGGTGGGCCATTCTCCCTTCTCATCCCCTCCTTCCTCTGTAGCCCACCCGCACCCCGCCCCAGCTCCAGGATACTTCCGCCCCGGCCAGAGTAGGGGGATTATAGGGAGGAGAGGCTCTAAGACTGACTTTCCGGTGGGCGTGAACTGA
- the SLC2A4 gene encoding solute carrier family 2, facilitated glucose transporter member 4 isoform X2: MPSGFQQIGSEDGEHPQQRVTGTLVLAVFSAVLGSLQFGYNIGVINAPQKVIEQSYNETWLGRQGPEGPGSIPPGTLTMLWALSVAIFSVGGMISSFLIGVISQWLGRKRAMLFNNALAVLGGALMGLAKAAASYELLILGRFLIGAYSGLTSGLVPMYVGEIAPTHLRGALGTLNQLAIVTGILIAQVLGLESILGTATLWPLLLGITMLPALLQLVLLPFCPESPRYLYIIRNLEGPARKSLKRLTGWADVSEELAELKEEKRKLEHERPLSLLQLLGSHIHRQPLVIAIVLQLSQQLSGINAVFYYSTSIFETAGVGQPAYATIGAGVVNTVFTLVSVFLVERAGRRTLQLLGLAGMCGCAILMTVALLLLERVPAMSYVSIVAIFGFVAFFEIGPGPIPWFIVAELFSQGPRPAAMAVAGFSNWTCNFIIGMGFQYVADAMGPYVFLLFAVLLLGFFIFTFLKVPETRGRTFDQISAAFRRTPSLLEQEVKPSTELEYLGPDEND, from the exons ATGCCGTCGGGCTTCCAACAGATCGGCTCCGAA GATGGGGAGCACCCCCAGCAACGAGTCACTGGGACCCTGGTCCTCGCCGTATTCTCCGCTGTGCTCGGCTCCCTGCAGTTTGGCTACAACATCGGGGTCATCAATGCCCCCCAGAAG GTGATTGAACAGAGCTACAATGAGACgtggctggggaggcaggggcctgAGGGACCTGGCTCCATCCCACCAGGCACCCTCACCATGCTCTGGGCTCTCTCCGTGGCCATCTTCTCTGTGGGCGGCATGATCTCCTCCTTCCTGATTGGAGTCATCTCTCAGTGGTTGGGAAG GAAGAGGGCAATGCTGTTCAACAATGCCCTGGCAGTGCTAGGGGGCGCCCTCATGGGCCTGGCCAAGGCGGCTGCCTCCTACGAGTTGCTCATTCTTGGACGGTTCCTCATTGGCGCCTACTCAG gGCTGACGTCGGGGCTGGTGCCCATGTACGTGGGGGAGATCGCCCCCACTCACCTGCGGGGCGCCTTGGGGACACTCAACCAACTGGCCATCGTCACTGGCATCCTGATTGCCCAG GTGCTGGGCTTGGAGTCCATACTGGGCACTGCTACCCTATGGCCACTACTCCTGGGCATCACTATGCTGCCTGCCCTCCTGCAGCTGGTCCTGCTGCCCTTCTGCCCAGAAAGCCCCCGCTACCTGTACATCATCCGGAACCTGGAGGGGCCCGCCAGAAAGA GTTTGAAGCGCCTGACAGGCTGGGCCGACGTGTCTGAAGAGCTGGCTGAGCTGAAGGAGGAGAAGCGGAAGCTGGAGCATGAGCGGCCACTGTCCCTGCTCCAGCTCCTGGGCAGCCACATCCACCGGCAACCCCTCGTCATTGCAATTGTGCTGCAGCTGAGCCAGCAGCTGTCGGGCATCAACGCA GTTTTCTATTATTCAACCAGCATCTTCGAGACGGCGGGGGTAGGGCAACCAGCCTACGCCACCATCGGAGCCGGTGTGGTCAACACGGTCTTCACCTTGGTCTCG GTGTTCTTGGTGGAACGGGCTGGGCGCCGGACCCTCCAACTCCTAGGCCTGGCAGGCATGTGTGGCTGTGCCATCTTGATGACCGTGGCTCTGCTTCTGCTG GAGCGGGTTCCAGCCATGAGCTATGTCTCCATCGTGGCCATCTTTGGCTTTGTGGCCTTCTTTGAGATTGGCCCTGGCCCCATCCCCTGGTTCATCGTGGCCGAGCTCTTCAGCCAGGGACCccgcccagcagccatggctgtGGCTGGTTTCTCCAACTGGACGTGCAACTTCATCATTGGCATGGGTTTCCAGTATGTTGCG GATGCTATGGGTCCCTACGTCTTCCTTCTATTCGCGGTCCTCCTGCTTGGCTTCTTCATCTTCACCTTCTTAAAAGTGCCTGAAACCCGCGGCCGGACGTTTGACCAGATCTCAGCCGCCTTCCGCCGGACACCCTCTCTTTTAGAGCAGGAGGTGAAACCCAGCACAGAGCTTGAGTACTTAGGGCCAGATGAGAATGACTGA